The genomic interval TAGTCAATATCGCGGCCCGCTCGAAGGGAGAGGTGTAATATGTCCCGGCGGCATGTGAGAGATGGTGCTCCACAAAATAGATTGGGCCTTTGTATTGCAGTTCCTTCTTGATGATAGAGGGAAGCCATAGTTTCCGGCGCAACCAGACCGGAATTGCTTTCCGAAACGCCGGATAAGATTTGGGAACAGTCTGAAAGTAACTCTGGAGAATGCGGTCAAACTTAGTGAACGGTTTATCATAGAAAACGATGCCATCGATATGGCTGATATCCAAATTTTCTTTCTCAAGGCAGAATCGAATCGCATTGATTGGAAACTCCGGGTCATGTTTTGTCCCGGTGAAGCGCTCCTCTTGCGCCGCAGCTCTTAAGGCGCCATCGACCACAAGCGCCGCCGCCGCATCATGATAAAAGCAGGATATCCCCAGTATATTCATACCAATCAACTCTGATGAGTAGCTTTCTTCTCATCAAACTGTCCGAGGTTGGTCTTCTGCCAGTTGCTTTGATGCTTTTTTCTTATTCTCAGGGAGTCAAAGCCGAAGAGTCTCATAATCAATCCGCAGAGGGTGAAAACCAGGAAATAGAAGAGAAAGAGGATAAGTTCGGCCTGCACCGCTCCGAGTATGCGGCCGAACCTTTTCCACCCCGCCCAGATTCTGGAGAGTAGGATTTTCATGGGGGTAAATTATGTATTTAGCAGGGGCATAGCAAGTACCGGTAATGTCAATATTAGTGTGGAAATTGGTATATCCTTTTTTTCATTTATTTAGGCTGCTTTTTGTATCATGTTTTTGATGGTTTTTATTATTTCATTGTTTCTGTG from Candidatus Zixiibacteriota bacterium carries:
- a CDS encoding SxtJ family membrane protein, encoding MKILLSRIWAGWKRFGRILGAVQAELILFLFYFLVFTLCGLIMRLFGFDSLRIRKKHQSNWQKTNLGQFDEKKATHQS